From Salarias fasciatus chromosome 12, fSalaFa1.1, whole genome shotgun sequence, the proteins below share one genomic window:
- the dock5 gene encoding dedicator of cytokinesis protein 5 isoform X1, translating to MTRWIPTKKEKYGVAIYNYDPSGEQELCLQVGDTVHILEKLEGWYRGYTLRKKSQKGIFPASYIHLKEATVEGIGQQEIIIPADLPLVQELGATLREWAQIWQKLYVVNKTALFRGVQQMAYSLIEYRSQIVSGTLPKDDLVELKKKVTAKIDYGNRILGLDLVVRDEAGNTLNPDQTSTVSLFRAHETASRSVDDRIQEEKTRLQNLEMRRQTLFNTVHTYSLLMNLKNFVCNVGEDSELLMSLYDPDQSEFISENFLVRWDSKGMPKEIEKLNNLPALFTDLSSSDLMRQRLFLVCQIIRVGSMELKEGKKQTGGLRRPFGVAVMDITDIAHGKTDDEDKQHFIPFQQIAMETYIRQRQLIMSPLIPSRVIGENEPLTAVFNKVIATREVNHKGQGLFVTLKLLPGDLAQVRKDYPHFVDRSTAIVRKMGFPEIILPGNVRNDIYVTLVQGEFDRGKKKTPKNVEVILSVHDDEGNPMEKAIFPGAGYDGITEYKSVIYYQVKQPCWNETVKVTIPIEDVCRCHLRVMFRHRSSQDSRDKSEKPFGMAFVRLMRGDGTTLRDGRHELIVYKVDVKKAEDAKVYLTLPATWSEVEEKEKQTGKQFHHSGVIPVTKDSFQIATLTCSTKLTQNVDLLGLLNWRSNPEDLDQILQRLMEVEGGEIVKFLQDTLDALFSIMMETSEKDTYDTLVFNALVFIITLIGDIKFQHFNPVLETYITKHFSATLAYMKLTGVLNYYVGHAEEPVLTERLYAALKALKYLFRFIVQSRVLYLRFYGNSEDGDAFLNSIRTLFLSFNTLMDRPLDEGVKIKGAILKYLPSIINDIQTVFDPVELSVLLAKFIESIPDSQLVRQKLSCMCKMVESDLFRQPDCRDVLLPLVTDQLSGQLDDHSSKPDYEACVQLLSTVLDNLDRKDVGPTRAHVQLIMERLLRRVNRTVISMERSSPLIGHYLACMTAVLKQMDDMHYAHYIGTFKTRQDIMDFLMETFIMFKDLMGNVFPADWMIMNLVQMQVFLRAINQYSDVLNMYFLDQAHFEQQLWNNYFHLTVAFLTHKTLQLESFSQEKRNKILNKYGDMRKTIGFKMRDMWYNLGPHKMKFIPAMVGPILEVTLVPEPELRKATIPIFFDMMQCEHNFSPGRTFETFENELITKLDQEVEGGQGDEQYKVLLEKTLLEHCRRHRYLSQSGEELALLLSSLLENLLAYRTITHDESPEHRMSCTVNVLNFYKEKKREDIYIRYLYKLRDLHLDCENYTEAAFTLLLHAELLEWSDKQCASHLIPRDGEHVWTQQELKERLFQEIICYLDKGKMWEKAIELGKQLAKMHESHMFDFMELSQLLKKQAKFYENIMHAMRPQPEYFAVGYYGLGFPSFLRNKMFIYRGKEYEWLEDFSLKLLSQFPNAVRMTSTAPPGDNISNSSGQYIQCFTVKPVLTVPHQFKDKGVPEQILNYYRTNEVDQFQYSRPFRKGEKDPDNEFATMWIERTTYITAYRFPGILKWFEVKSVSVEEISPLENAIETMEMANEKLSNLVQQQACDRSLSINPLSMMLSGIVDPAVMGGFSNYEKAFFTDTYIQEHPADHDRIEVLKHLIALQIPLLADGIRIHGEKTTEQLKPLHNRLVTCFQDLREKVEKHYGVITLPCSLTERKKSRVGSVVMPYILSSTLRRMSTVSTLSNASSGLSSGSASSDGPSCVSSHDSLLSRPSDRRASVLSRSEEDNRIARKNRKEWSVSKSQVLLERPSDVDETLPEKQQRPKSLQLGDRRLTLSLFQGVSSQLSLSNPLSPLPASPHTPRTPRTPRSSSYSSLLSDNDANATDTPGTPPPMPPKKHPHEIDNPGFSSEFTPPLPMKIESKPPPPPPKARKSMFPSYEHPPQ from the exons ATGACCCGCTGGATTCCCACTAAGAAAGAGAAGTACGGAGTTG CCATCTACAACTATGATCCCAGCGGCGAACAGGAGCTGTGTCTTCAGGTGGGCGACACGGTGCACATACTTGAGAAATTGGAAG GCTGGTATCGGGGCTACACTCTGCGCAAGAAATCACAGAAG GGCATTTTCCCAGCTTCCTACATCCACTTGAAGGAGGCTACCGTAGAGGGAATAGG CCAGCAGGAAATAATTATTCCTGCAGATTTACCCCTGGTACAGGAGCTCGGGGCAACTCTGAGGGAATGGGCACAGATATGGCAGAAGCTGTACGTG GTGAACAAGACAGCGCTGTTCAGGGGCGTGCAGCAAATGGCCTACAGCCTCATCGAATATCGATCTCAGATAGTGTCGGGAACGCTGCCCAAGGATGACCTTGTGGAGCTCAAAAAGAAAGTCACAGCAAAGATTGACTATGGAAACCG GATTCTGGGATTGGACCTGGTGGTGCGAGATGAAGCCGGAAACACCCTGAACCCAGACCAGACCAGTACGGTCAGCCTATTCCGCGCTCACGAAACCGCCTCCCGCAGCGTGGATGACAGGATACAGGAAGAGAAG ACGCGGCTACAAAACCTGGAAATGAGACGTCAGACCCTCTTTAACACGGTGCACACCTACAGTCTCCTCATGAACCTGAAGAACTTCGTGTGTAACGTCGGAGAAGATTCAGAGCTGCTCATGTCCCTCTATGACCCCGACCAGTCCGAATTCATCAG TGAGAACTTCCTGGTGCGCTGGGACAGTAAAGGAATGCCTAAAGAAATTGAAAAACTCAACAACCTGCCAGCACTGTTCACG gaCCTGAGCAGCAGCGACTTGATGAGGCAGCGGCTCTTCCTGGTGTGCCAAATCATCAGAGTGGGCAGCATGGAGCTCAAAGAGGGCAAGAAACAAACCGGCGGACTGAGGAGACCTTTCGGTGTGGCTG TGATGGACATAACAGATATCGCCCATGGCAAAACCGACGATGAGGACAAGCAGCATTTCATCCCCTTTCAGCA GATAGCTATGGAAACCTACATCCGTCAGCGGCAGCTCATCATGTCACCTCTCATTCCTTCCCGAGTCATAGGAGAGAACGAGCCGCTCACAGCTGTCTTCAACAAAGTCATTGCCACGCGGGAGGTCAATCACAAAGGCCAGG GGCTGTTCGTAACCCTGAAGCTCCTCCCGGGGGACCTCGCCCAAGTCAGGAAGGACTACCCCCACTTTGTGGATCGCAGCACGGCGATCGTGAGGAAAATGGGCTTTCCAGAAATCATCCTCCCAG GAAACGTGAGGAATGATATTTATGTAACCTTGGTACAGGGAGAGTTTGATCGCGGTAAAAAGAAGACCCCCAAAAACGTGGAGGTCATTCTGAGCGTGCACGATGATGAGGGAAATCCCATGGAG AAAGCCATATTTCCCGGGGCCGGCTACGATGGCATAACAGAGTACAAGTCTGTTATTTACTACCAGGTGAAGCAGCCTTGTTGGAATGAAACAGTGAAG GTGACGATTCCCATTGAGGACGTGTGCCGCTGCCACCTGAGGGTGATGTTCCGACACAGATCCTCGCAGGACT CTCGGGACAAATCAGAGAAACCCTTCGGTATGGCCTTCGTCCGGCTCATGAGAGGAGACGGCACCACTCTGAGGGATGGCAGACATGAGCTTATCGTCTACAAG GTTGATGTGAAAAAAGCTGAGGATGCAAAGGTTTATCTCACCTTGCCGGCGACCTGGtccgaggtggaggagaaggagaagcaaaCGGGGAAACAGTTCCATCATTCCGGAGTGATTCCTGTGACTAAAGACAGCTTCCAGATCGCCACGCTCACCTGCTCCACCAAACTCACCCAGAATG TGGATCTGCTCGGCCTGTTAAACTGGAGGTCGAACCCTGAAGACCTGGACCAGATTTTGCAGAGGCTCATGGAGGTGGAAGGGGGCGAGATTGTCAAA TTTCTCCAGGACACTCTTGACGCTCTGTTCAGCATCATGATGGAGACTTCAGAGAAGGACACCTACGACACGCTGGTCTTCAACGCCTTG GTATTTATAATCACACTAATCGGCGACATCAAATTCCAGCACTTCAACCCGGTCCTGGAAACGTACATCACCAAGCACTTCAGCGCCACTTTGGCTTACAT GAAGCTAACCGGGGTGCTGAACTACTATGTGGGCCACGCCGAGGAGCCTGTCCTGACGGAGAGGCTCTACGCAGCACTCAAGGCGCTCAAGTACCTGTTCAGGTTTATCGTGCAGTCCCGAGTTCTCTATCTCAG ATTCTACGGAAACAGTGAAGACGGAGACGCTTTCCTCAACTCCATTCGCacgctcttcctctctttcaacACTCTCATGGACAGACCGCTGGACGAGGGGGTGAAGATAAAG ggGGCAATATTGAAGTATCTCCCCAGCATCATTAATGACATCCAGACTGTGTTTGATCCTGTGGAGCTCAG CGTTCTGTTAGCCAAGTTCATCGAGAGCATTCCCGACTCGCAGCTCGTGCGCCAGAAGCTGAGCTGCATGTGTAAAATGGTGGAGAGTGACCTTTTCAGGCAGCCAG ATTGTAGAGATGTGCTCCTGCCGCTCGTCACCGACCAGCTGAGCGGGCAGCTGGACGACCACTCCAGTAAGCCAGACTACGAGGCCTGCGTTCAACTTCTCAGCACAGTGCTGGACAATCTGGACCGCAAAGACgtg GGACCAACCAGGGCGCACGTTCAGCTGATAATGGAGCGGCTTCTTCGCAGGGTTAATCGCACCGTCATCAGCATGGAGAGATCCTCTCCTCTCAtt GGCCACTATCTCGCCTGCATGACGGCCGTCCTGAAGCAAATGGACGACATGCATTACGCCCACTACATCGGCACCTTCAAGACGAGGCAGGATATCATG GATTTCCTCATGGAGACGTTCATCATGTTTAAAGACCTCATGGGAAACGTCTTCCCGGCTGACTGGATGATCATGAACCTGGTGCAGATGCAGGTTTTCCTGAGGGCCATCAACCAATATTCGGACGTCCTGAACATGTATTTTCTGGACCAAGCGCATTTCGAACAACAG CTGTGGAATAACTACTTTCATTTGACCGTGGCGTTCCTCACTCACAAGACACTGCAGCTGGAGTCCTTCTCTCAGGAGAAACGGAATAAGATCCTCAACAA ATATGGAGACATGAGGAAGACTATCGGCTTCAAGATGAGAGACATGTGGTACAATCTGG gcccccacaAAATGAAGTTCATCCCGGCCATGGTCGGACCCATTCTGGAGGTCACACTGGTGCCCGAGCCTGAACTCAGAAAAGCTACAATCCCCATCTTCTTCGATATGATGCAGTGTGAGCACAACTTCAGCCCCGGACGCACTTTTGAAACG tttgaaaatgaattgaTAACAAAATTGGATCAAGAGGTAGAAGGAGGCCAAGGGGATGAGCAGTACAAAGTCCTGCTGGAGAAAAC ATTGCTGGAGCACTGCAGACGCCACAGATACCTGTCGCAGTCGGGAGAGGAGCTGGCCCTGCTGCtgagcagcctgctggagaacctcctGGCCTACCGGACCATCACACACGACGAAAGCCCCGAGCACCGAATGAGCTGCACCGTCAACGTGCTG aATTTCTACAAAGAAAAGAAGCGGGAGGACATTTACATCCG GTACCTCTACAAGCTGCGTGATTTGCACCTGGACTGTGAGAACTACACAGAGGCGGCgttcacgctgctgctgcacgcaGAATTACTGGAG TGGTCTGATAAGCAGTGCGCGTCTCATCTGATCCCTCGAGATGGAGAACATGTGTGGACCcagcaggagctgaaggagcggctCTTCCAGGAGATCATTTGCTACCTGGACAAGGGAAAG ATGTGGGAGAAGGCCATAGAGTTGGGCAAGCAGCTGGCCAAGATGCATGAGAGCCACATGTTCGACTTTATGGAGCTGAGCCAGCTGCTG aaaaaacaaGCCAAGTTCTATGAAAATATTATGCATGCGATGAGACCACAGCCAGAGTACTTTGCTGTCGGATATTATGGCCTTGGATTTCCTTCTTTCCTCAGG AACAAGATGTTCATCTACCGGGGTAAAGAGTACGAGTGGCTGGAGGACTTCAGCTTGAAGCTCCTCTCGCAGTTCCCGAACGCCGTCCGCATGACCAGCACGGCGCCGCCTGGAGACAACATCAGCAACTCCTCCGGACAGT ACATCCAGTGCTTCACTGTCAAGCCCGTTCTGACTGTGCCACACCAGTTTAAAGACAAAGGGGTTCCAGAGCAGATATTAAA CTATTACAGAACCAACGAAGTGGACCAGTTCCAGTATTCCAGGCCTTTTAGGAAAGGAGAAAAGGATCCAGACAATGAATTTGCa ACCATGTGGATCGAGAGAACAACCTACATTACTGCTTATCGCTTCCCGGGGATTCTCAAATGGTTTGAAGTCAAATCAGTTTCAGTG GAGGAGATCAGCCCCTTAGAAAACGCCATAGAAACCATGGAGATGGCCAACGAGAAGCTGAGCAACCTCGTGCAGCAGCAGGCCTGCGATCGCTCGCTGTCCATCAACCCCCTGTCCATGATGCTCAGCGGCATCGTTGACCCCGCCGTCATGGGTGGCTTCTCCAACTATGAGAAG GCCTTCTTCACAGACACGTACATTCAGGAGCACCCGGCTGATCACGATCGCATCGAGGTCCTCAAACACCTCATCGCCCTGCAG ATCCCTCTCTTGGCAGATGGAATTCGCATCCACGGGGAGAAGACGACGGAGCAGCTGAAGCCCTTACACAATCGCCTGGTGACTTGTTTCCAGGACCTTCGGGAGAAAGTGGAAAAGCATTATGGCGTCATAACCTTG CCCTGCTCTCTCACCGAGAGGAAGAAGAGTCGCGTGGGCTCGGTGGTGATGCCCTAcatcctgtcctccaccctgcgCCGCATGTCCACCGTCTCGACCCTGTCCAACGCCTCCTCGGGCCTCTCCAGCGGCTCTGCATCCTCAGACGGACCCTCCTGCGTTTCCTCCCACGA TTCCTTGTTGTCCCGTCCCAGCGATCGCAGGGCCTCGGTCCTGTCCCGCTCGGAGGAAGACAACAGGATTGCTCGAAAGAACAGGAAGGAGTGGAGTGTGAGCAAATCCCAGGTTCTGCTGGAAAGGCCATCCGACGTGGATGAG ACTCTtccagagaagcagcagaggccCAAGAGTTTACAGTTAGGAGACAGGCGGCTCACCCTCTCGCTGTTCCAGGGCGTTTCATCCCAGCTGAGCCTGTCGAACCCTCTCAGCCCGCTGCCCGCGTCGCCGCACACGCCGCGCACGCCGCGCACGCCGCGCAGCTCCA GTTATTCATCACTCCTCAGCGACAACGATGCCAACGCCACTGACACCCCAGGGACTCCCCCACCCATGCCTCCGAAGAAACACCCGCACGAGATTGACAACCCGGGGTTCTCTTCAGAG TTCACTCCTCCACTACCAATGAAAATCGAGAGCAAgcctcccccgccccctcccaaGGCTCGGAAGTCCATGTTCCCCTCGTACGAGCATCCCCCCCAGTAA